The following proteins come from a genomic window of Halorussus halophilus:
- a CDS encoding DUF5778 family protein, whose protein sequence is MNDVLDEDLYRRTKQLLEPGEIQLNGAIVHTDIGSDDDIAMHQATVDIGEIIAEGAGLDPKDTYVYSGTDDTDFSSNQHQGLTLDDEEFVWECQQLLREGTFDVVFYYEASADHEAILEGIREAGFDVTGVEGS, encoded by the coding sequence ATGAACGACGTACTCGACGAGGACCTGTACCGGCGTACTAAGCAGTTGCTCGAACCCGGAGAGATACAACTCAACGGAGCTATCGTCCACACAGATATCGGCAGTGACGACGACATCGCCATGCATCAGGCGACCGTCGATATCGGGGAAATAATCGCGGAGGGCGCGGGACTCGACCCGAAGGACACCTACGTCTACTCCGGCACCGACGACACAGACTTCTCTTCGAACCAGCATCAGGGACTCACGCTAGACGACGAGGAGTTCGTCTGGGAGTGTCAACAGTTGCTGCGCGAGGGTACCTTCGACGTGGTGTTCTACTACGAGGCCAGCGCCGACCACGAGGCGATTCTGGAAGGCATCCGTGAGGCGGGTTTCGACGTGACCGGCGTCGAGGGGTCGTAG
- a CDS encoding sodium:solute symporter family protein → MSETTLQLGIIGGYLLLALAIGLVAYRLTDRTAEDYYLASRTLGTVVLLFTTFATLLSAFTFFGGPNVAYAAGPEWILVMGLMDGVLFAILWYVVGYKQWLVGKKHGYVTLGEMLGDRFGSPLLRGLVAGISLFWLFPYVMLQQIGAGTALEALTNGGVPYWAGAGLVTVFMIAYVVLAGMRGVAWTDTLQGAFMLVMVWAAVAWILAAVGGAEEATASLASSNPEFLALGGGLYSAPYIISTAVSIAFGVAMFPQVNQRFFVARSKKVLKQTFSLWPILVVLLFVPAFMLGAWAKGLGVAVPEGGNVLPILLNEYAPAWFAALVIAGAMAAMMSSSDSMLLSGSSYLTRDLYRPFVNAHASDRKEDLLARVAVAAFAILAFVASLFSPRALVEIGDTAFGGYAQLALPVIAALYWSKTTRAGMFAGIGGSQTFYLASVFVPFVPGSYSVLGSAGWSSSIVGMLLGLVLTVGVSALTTPAADEHPSVYEGLRAD, encoded by the coding sequence ATGAGCGAGACGACACTGCAACTGGGTATCATCGGTGGCTATCTGCTGCTCGCGCTCGCCATCGGCTTGGTCGCCTATCGACTGACCGACCGGACCGCCGAGGACTACTACCTCGCGAGTCGAACGCTCGGCACAGTGGTCCTGCTGTTCACGACGTTCGCCACGCTCCTCTCTGCGTTTACCTTCTTCGGCGGACCGAACGTCGCCTACGCCGCAGGACCGGAGTGGATCCTCGTCATGGGGCTGATGGACGGCGTCCTATTCGCCATCCTGTGGTACGTCGTCGGCTACAAGCAGTGGCTCGTCGGCAAGAAACACGGCTACGTCACCCTCGGCGAGATGCTGGGCGACCGATTCGGGTCGCCGTTACTCCGGGGACTCGTCGCCGGAATCAGCCTCTTCTGGCTGTTCCCCTACGTGATGCTCCAGCAAATCGGAGCGGGGACCGCCTTGGAAGCACTCACGAACGGCGGTGTCCCCTACTGGGCGGGCGCGGGTCTCGTGACGGTGTTCATGATTGCCTACGTCGTTCTCGCCGGGATGCGCGGGGTCGCGTGGACCGACACCCTGCAAGGCGCGTTCATGCTGGTGATGGTCTGGGCCGCCGTCGCGTGGATTCTCGCCGCAGTCGGCGGTGCAGAGGAAGCGACCGCCAGCCTCGCGAGTTCGAATCCCGAGTTTCTCGCGCTCGGCGGCGGTCTCTATTCGGCCCCGTACATCATCTCGACGGCGGTGAGCATCGCGTTCGGCGTGGCGATGTTCCCGCAGGTCAATCAGCGATTCTTCGTCGCGCGCTCGAAGAAAGTCCTCAAGCAAACGTTCTCGCTTTGGCCGATTCTCGTCGTCCTCTTGTTCGTCCCGGCGTTCATGCTCGGCGCGTGGGCGAAGGGCCTCGGCGTGGCAGTCCCCGAGGGTGGCAACGTCCTTCCGATTCTGCTCAACGAGTACGCTCCGGCGTGGTTCGCCGCGCTCGTCATCGCCGGGGCGATGGCCGCGATGATGTCCTCCTCGGACTCGATGTTGCTTTCGGGGTCGTCGTACCTCACCCGCGACCTCTACCGACCGTTCGTCAACGCTCACGCGAGCGACCGCAAGGAGGACCTGCTGGCGCGTGTCGCCGTCGCCGCGTTCGCCATACTTGCGTTTGTCGCGAGTCTCTTCTCACCGCGCGCGCTCGTGGAAATCGGCGACACCGCCTTCGGTGGCTACGCACAACTTGCGCTACCGGTCATCGCGGCGCTCTATTGGTCGAAGACGACGAGAGCCGGCATGTTCGCTGGCATCGGCGGCAGTCAGACGTTCTATCTGGCGAGCGTCTTCGTCCCGTTCGTTCCCGGGAGCTACTCCGTACTCGGTTCGGCGGGGTGGAGTAGTTCCATCGTCGGGATGCTCCTCGGTCTCGTCCTGACGGTGGGCGTCTCCGCGCTGACGACGCCTGCCGCAGACGAACATCCGTCGGTGTACGAAGGACTGCGGGCGGACTAG
- the hemA gene encoding glutamyl-tRNA reductase, whose product MTVGTGVVSGIRVSHDQADLDEVEAACHADAGVVLDRLLDVPGVSEAFALQTCNRFEAYVVTDEAATGRAVLTDFVPSVGDHAVVEMGHEESLRHLMRVSAGLESLVLGEDQIIGQVRSAYETARDHDAIGPMLSDAVTKALHVGERARTETAINDGAVSVGSAAVNLLAEHRDLDSVTALVVGAGEMGTIAAHALADAEVETLYVANRSVERATEVSEAVDTDDARAVALDGLESALVAADVVVSATGSEEYVLDAGTLADCGETLVADIAQPRDVSPAAGAVGGVTIYDMAALESVTDETKRRRQAAAESVEAMIDREFERLLDGYKRKRADDVISTMYESAERVKGRELSEALSKLEATGEFDDDQREIVESMADALISQLLAPPTKSLREAAADDDWATINTALQLFDPDFGSSDGKRQQSAESAAPDGDRPPEFVQRLLTGDESISEDDVPPGIAADDD is encoded by the coding sequence GTGACGGTCGGTACGGGAGTCGTCTCGGGCATTCGCGTGAGCCACGACCAAGCAGACTTAGACGAAGTCGAAGCGGCCTGCCACGCAGACGCTGGGGTCGTCCTCGACCGATTGCTCGACGTGCCGGGCGTCAGCGAAGCGTTCGCGCTCCAGACGTGCAACCGATTCGAGGCCTACGTCGTGACCGACGAAGCGGCGACCGGTCGCGCGGTGCTGACCGACTTCGTGCCCTCGGTCGGCGACCACGCGGTCGTCGAGATGGGCCACGAAGAGAGCCTTCGCCACCTGATGCGCGTCTCGGCAGGGCTCGAATCGCTCGTCCTCGGCGAGGACCAGATAATCGGCCAAGTTCGCAGTGCCTACGAGACGGCTCGCGACCACGACGCTATCGGGCCGATGCTTTCGGACGCCGTGACGAAGGCGCTCCACGTCGGCGAACGCGCCCGGACCGAGACGGCCATCAACGACGGCGCGGTCTCTGTCGGCAGTGCGGCCGTGAACCTACTCGCCGAACACCGCGACCTCGACAGCGTGACGGCGCTGGTCGTCGGTGCGGGCGAGATGGGAACTATCGCGGCCCACGCGCTCGCCGACGCCGAAGTCGAGACGCTGTACGTCGCAAACCGCTCGGTCGAGCGCGCGACGGAGGTGAGCGAGGCGGTCGATACCGACGACGCCCGCGCAGTCGCGCTCGACGGACTGGAGTCGGCGCTCGTCGCAGCCGACGTCGTCGTCTCCGCGACCGGCAGCGAGGAGTACGTCTTGGACGCTGGCACGCTGGCCGACTGCGGCGAGACGCTGGTCGCCGACATCGCACAACCGCGAGACGTCTCGCCCGCTGCGGGCGCAGTCGGCGGCGTCACCATCTACGACATGGCCGCATTGGAGTCCGTGACCGACGAGACCAAGCGTCGTCGCCAAGCCGCGGCGGAGTCCGTGGAAGCCATGATAGACCGGGAGTTCGAGCGCCTGCTCGACGGCTACAAGCGCAAGCGCGCCGACGACGTCATCTCTACGATGTACGAGAGCGCAGAGCGCGTGAAGGGCCGCGAACTCTCGGAGGCACTCTCGAAGCTGGAAGCGACCGGAGAGTTCGACGACGACCAGCGCGAAATCGTCGAGTCGATGGCCGACGCGCTGATCTCTCAGTTGCTTGCCCCGCCGACCAAGAGCCTGCGCGAGGCCGCGGCAGACGACGACTGGGCGACCATCAACACCGCGCTCCAACTGTTCGACCCCGACTTCGGGTCCAGTGACGGGAAACGTCAACAGTCTGCCGAGAGCGCGGCCCCAGACGGTGACCGTCCGCCGGAGTTCGTCCAACGACTACTGACCGGAGACGAATCGATCTCCGAGGACGACGTTCCGCCCGGTATCGCGGCAGACGACGACTAA
- a CDS encoding cold-shock protein encodes MAKGTVDFFNDTGGYGFIETEDADEDVFFHMEDVGGPDLEEGQEVEFDIEQADKGPRATNLTRL; translated from the coding sequence ATGGCGAAAGGTACGGTTGACTTCTTCAACGACACTGGCGGCTACGGATTCATCGAAACTGAGGACGCGGACGAGGACGTTTTCTTCCACATGGAAGACGTTGGCGGCCCTGACCTAGAAGAGGGTCAGGAAGTCGAGTTCGACATCGAGCAGGCCGACAAAGGCCCGCGCGCGACGAACCTCACGCGTCTGTAA
- a CDS encoding sugar phosphate isomerase/epimerase family protein, producing the protein MQPAIQLYTLRELDESVPELLERVGQTAFEGVEFAGLGESDPEAVAAKLDETGLDAAAAHVGIEELEDDLEGTVETYQRLDCDTLVVPYLGEANFATEEAVADTGRRLVELAARVEELGSTLAYHNHDHEFVDLGQWSAFELLVQETDLDFELDLGWAAAAGHDPTELLSRLTGRVPVVHLKDTADSQSVELGEGILDSEACVEAARDAGAEWLVYEHDEPDDPAASLEHGAETLAALLA; encoded by the coding sequence ATGCAACCAGCGATTCAACTGTACACGCTTCGCGAGTTGGACGAGTCGGTGCCCGAACTCCTCGAACGCGTCGGTCAGACCGCTTTCGAGGGCGTCGAATTCGCGGGACTCGGCGAGAGCGACCCCGAAGCAGTCGCAGCGAAACTGGACGAAACGGGACTCGACGCGGCCGCCGCCCACGTCGGTATCGAGGAACTGGAAGACGACCTCGAAGGGACCGTCGAGACCTACCAGCGACTCGACTGCGACACGCTCGTCGTCCCGTATCTCGGCGAGGCCAACTTCGCTACCGAGGAGGCAGTCGCCGACACCGGTCGGCGACTCGTGGAACTGGCCGCCAGAGTCGAGGAGTTGGGCTCGACGCTGGCGTACCACAACCACGACCACGAGTTCGTGGACCTCGGCCAGTGGTCTGCCTTCGAGTTGCTGGTGCAGGAGACCGACTTAGACTTCGAACTCGACCTCGGGTGGGCCGCCGCCGCTGGCCACGACCCGACCGAGTTGCTCTCGCGGTTGACCGGTCGAGTCCCGGTGGTCCACCTCAAGGACACGGCCGATTCGCAGTCCGTCGAACTCGGGGAGGGGATTCTCGACTCCGAGGCGTGTGTCGAAGCCGCTCGGGATGCGGGTGCAGAGTGGCTCGTCTACGAACACGACGAACCGGACGACCCTGCGGCGTCGCTCGAACACGGCGCGGAGACGCTGGCGGCGCTGTTGGCGTAG
- the dnaG gene encoding DNA primase DnaG has translation MDDTAKYVIHADITADGVVERSDVVGAVFGQTEGLLGDDLDLRDLQQSSKLGRIDVDIDSENGQSFGTVTIASSLDKVETSILAAALETITRVGPCRASISIASIEDVRAAKRRKVVERAKQLLADAFDEDVMNSREILEEVRQSARVEDIVEFEGLPAGPHVEDSDAIIVVEGRADVLNLLRYGVKNAIAVEGTNVPDAVAELTQDRNVTVFLDGDRGGDLIRKELAQVGDIDYVALAPAGKSVEDLARHEVMSALRSKRPFEKSSVESDSAPTTAATDGSAHPAPETDPDISGLETPETAETTDTVDATETTESSDTAGSGSAASVEMSASSDSLEVSTVSEPATTPETTDENSTDVADQGTTDTDSASADAESVSEDDSTDNQSTTAAEPTTLLEHVEAVVGEETASVRLLDSSFETLAEADESEAFDTVKDADETPYAVVLDGRLEQRVLDVAAQRGVNQIVARELGEFVKQPASVRVRTADDF, from the coding sequence ATGGACGATACAGCGAAATACGTCATTCACGCCGACATTACCGCCGACGGGGTGGTAGAGCGGAGTGACGTCGTCGGCGCAGTCTTCGGCCAGACCGAAGGCTTGCTGGGCGACGACTTAGACCTCCGCGACCTCCAGCAGTCCTCCAAACTCGGTCGCATCGACGTGGACATCGACAGCGAGAACGGCCAGTCGTTCGGTACCGTCACCATCGCGTCGAGCCTCGACAAAGTAGAGACGTCGATTCTCGCCGCCGCCTTAGAGACGATTACCCGCGTCGGTCCCTGCCGGGCGAGCATCTCTATCGCGTCCATCGAGGACGTGCGCGCCGCCAAGCGCCGCAAGGTCGTCGAGCGCGCGAAACAGTTGCTCGCCGACGCCTTCGACGAGGACGTGATGAACAGTCGCGAGATACTCGAAGAGGTGCGCCAGAGCGCGCGCGTCGAGGACATCGTCGAGTTCGAGGGCTTACCTGCTGGTCCGCACGTCGAAGACAGCGACGCTATCATCGTGGTCGAGGGTCGCGCAGACGTGCTGAACCTCCTTCGCTACGGCGTCAAGAACGCCATCGCGGTAGAGGGAACCAACGTCCCCGACGCCGTCGCCGAACTCACGCAGGACCGCAACGTCACCGTCTTCCTCGACGGCGACCGTGGCGGCGACCTCATCCGCAAGGAACTCGCACAGGTCGGCGACATCGACTACGTCGCGCTCGCACCGGCCGGGAAGTCCGTCGAGGACCTCGCGCGCCACGAGGTCATGTCGGCCCTGCGAAGCAAGCGCCCCTTCGAGAAGTCGTCGGTCGAATCCGATAGCGCGCCGACGACCGCCGCGACCGACGGGAGCGCACATCCCGCGCCGGAGACCGACCCGGATATTTCCGGTCTCGAAACGCCCGAGACGGCCGAAACGACGGATACGGTGGACGCCACCGAGACAACCGAGTCGTCCGACACTGCCGGAAGCGGGTCGGCCGCGTCGGTCGAGATGTCAGCGTCGTCCGACTCCCTCGAAGTCTCGACGGTCTCCGAACCGGCGACGACACCGGAGACGACCGACGAGAATTCGACGGATGTTGCCGACCAAGGGACCACGGATACCGACTCGGCGTCTGCAGACGCCGAGTCGGTCAGCGAAGACGATTCGACGGACAACCAGTCTACGACCGCCGCCGAACCGACGACGCTCCTCGAACACGTCGAAGCGGTCGTCGGCGAGGAGACTGCGAGCGTTCGACTGCTCGACTCGTCGTTCGAGACGCTCGCGGAAGCAGACGAATCGGAGGCCTTCGACACCGTGAAGGACGCCGACGAAACCCCCTACGCAGTCGTCCTCGACGGGCGACTCGAACAGCGGGTACTCGACGTAGCGGCCCAGCGCGGCGTCAACCAAATAGTCGCCCGCGAGTTGGGCGAGTTCGTCAAGCAACCGGCGAGCGTGCGGGTTCGGACCGCAGACGACTTCTAA
- the uppS gene encoding polyprenyl diphosphate synthase — MLRWIERRVRAAYERLLRREIEGAPAHVAVIQDGNRRYASQQGGEAHDGHRAGAKTTERVLNWCEDLGVEELTLYAFSTENFDRPDHEREALFDLLEEKLYEFADADRVHEGEVCIRAIGEVEMLPERVRDAVEYAHEQTADYEHFTLNIALAYGGRNELLGAARDVAKAVEDGDLDTEDIDVAEIERRIYDSPLRDVDLIIRTGGDERTSNFLPWHANGNEAAVFFCTPYWPEFSKVDFLRGIRTYESREESWRQARVKRAVALVKAFGGVELDEARAVIDKFRDAVPEGTQVEELEMENEGKTTE; from the coding sequence ATGCTACGGTGGATAGAGCGACGCGTGAGGGCAGCGTACGAGCGACTGCTGCGCCGCGAAATCGAAGGCGCGCCCGCGCACGTCGCGGTCATCCAAGACGGAAATCGCCGCTACGCGAGCCAACAGGGCGGAGAAGCTCACGATGGCCACCGCGCAGGGGCGAAGACGACCGAGCGCGTGCTGAACTGGTGTGAAGACCTCGGCGTCGAAGAACTCACGCTGTACGCCTTCTCGACCGAGAACTTCGACCGGCCGGACCACGAACGCGAGGCACTGTTCGACTTGCTGGAGGAGAAACTGTACGAGTTCGCCGACGCCGACCGAGTCCACGAGGGTGAAGTCTGTATCCGTGCAATCGGCGAGGTCGAGATGCTCCCCGAGCGAGTCCGTGACGCGGTGGAGTACGCCCACGAGCAAACCGCCGACTACGAACACTTCACGCTCAACATCGCACTCGCGTACGGCGGTCGCAACGAACTGCTCGGGGCTGCCCGCGACGTGGCCAAAGCGGTCGAAGATGGTGACCTCGACACCGAGGACATCGACGTGGCCGAAATCGAGCGCCGAATATACGACAGTCCGCTCCGCGACGTGGACCTCATCATTCGAACCGGAGGAGACGAGCGGACCTCGAACTTCCTGCCGTGGCACGCCAACGGCAACGAGGCCGCCGTCTTCTTCTGCACGCCCTACTGGCCGGAGTTCTCGAAAGTGGACTTCCTGCGAGGCATCCGCACCTACGAGTCCCGCGAGGAGTCGTGGCGGCAGGCGCGCGTGAAGCGCGCCGTCGCGCTAGTGAAGGCCTTCGGGGGCGTGGAGTTAGACGAAGCGCGCGCTGTGATCGATAAATTCCGAGACGCCGTGCCGGAGGGGACGCAAGTCGAGGAGTTGGAGATGGAGAACGAAGGGAAGACGACGGAATAG
- a CDS encoding DUF3311 domain-containing protein translates to MVSRAEAYGWLVAFAVVVALAVPWFLWRTSSVVYGLPVWLWWHVGWMALTAVVFYVFSERAWGVGIEAEASEP, encoded by the coding sequence ATGGTTTCGAGAGCGGAGGCGTACGGATGGCTGGTCGCGTTCGCGGTCGTCGTCGCGTTGGCGGTGCCGTGGTTCCTCTGGCGGACGAGTAGCGTCGTCTACGGACTTCCCGTCTGGCTCTGGTGGCACGTCGGCTGGATGGCGCTGACTGCAGTCGTCTTCTACGTCTTCAGTGAACGCGCGTGGGGCGTCGGCATCGAGGCGGAGGCGAGCGAGCCATGA
- a CDS encoding undecaprenyl diphosphate synthase family protein, translating into MGLYDRYLAARLHRHVADPPSHVAVVITERDLLEQGAYETLEEFFRWAFERDAERVTVYVSVLDSGAVPTLQRELDGVQAPRTLAVRGPDDTQRADAPIQISIGLGGKHEFAGAVQSIAEDVENGELSAEEVTESDVEEHLVFPENPDLVIKTGAERLSDFMIWQSVYSELYFTDVNWRDFRERDYLRALLDYKNRQRRFGR; encoded by the coding sequence GTGGGACTGTACGACCGGTATCTCGCCGCCCGCCTCCACCGCCACGTCGCGGACCCGCCCAGTCACGTCGCCGTCGTCATCACCGAACGCGACCTGCTCGAACAGGGCGCATACGAGACGTTAGAAGAGTTCTTTCGCTGGGCGTTCGAGCGCGACGCCGAACGCGTGACCGTCTACGTGAGCGTCCTCGACTCGGGCGCGGTGCCGACGCTCCAGCGCGAACTGGACGGGGTCCAAGCGCCGCGAACGTTGGCCGTGCGCGGTCCAGACGACACCCAGCGCGCCGACGCCCCGATTCAGATTTCCATCGGCTTGGGCGGCAAACACGAGTTCGCAGGTGCAGTACAATCTATCGCAGAGGACGTAGAAAACGGCGAACTGTCTGCGGAGGAAGTAACAGAGAGCGACGTGGAGGAACATCTGGTGTTTCCGGAAAATCCCGACTTGGTCATCAAGACCGGTGCGGAGCGCCTCTCGGATTTCATGATTTGGCAGTCGGTCTACTCGGAACTGTACTTCACCGACGTGAACTGGCGGGACTTCCGCGAGCGCGACTATCTGCGGGCGCTGTTGGATTACAAGAACCGTCAGAGAAGGTTTGGGCGGTAG
- a CDS encoding DUF92 domain-containing protein: MTTRVRRAAGYALVSTLSLAAPLFEWATAVGFAVVAVAALTVTDGPLFEWFARASERQDGRLHGLAAFAFAAAGLSLMVPDQTLSMPTRVCVATVLLLGYGNLAQQAARKVSPAPIAQTTAFVIGGFLAAAIGQAATLIVQRQGVSSLTAQLPEIAFLAASGALFAGLLRSVLLVRDDPLVMLSAAFLLWLFADLAVEVTLSGVAIAIAITALFGYISWALDAASIPGMLTGVLLALLTIVLGGYGWFAVLIAFFGIGALSTKFRYDDKKTRGVAEDNDGARGSGNVLGNAAVALVAVLAYASSDKLPVDGTIFLFAFTGSIATAMSDTLSSEIGGVFDDPRLITTFERVDPGTDGGITWQGEVAGVLGAVIVAAIAVFLFDGVGLLGGIVIALAGTGGMTMDSLLGATVEGDKVGNQSVNFLATLTGAILGVVLAVVALA; encoded by the coding sequence GTGACCACTAGAGTCCGGCGAGCGGCGGGATACGCGCTGGTCTCGACGCTGTCGCTCGCCGCGCCGCTGTTCGAGTGGGCGACCGCCGTCGGTTTCGCCGTCGTCGCCGTCGCCGCGCTGACAGTCACCGACGGGCCGCTGTTCGAGTGGTTCGCGCGGGCCTCCGAGCGGCAGGACGGCCGACTCCACGGACTCGCCGCCTTCGCCTTCGCGGCCGCAGGACTGTCGTTGATGGTCCCCGACCAGACGCTGAGCATGCCGACGCGAGTCTGCGTCGCCACCGTCCTCCTGCTGGGCTACGGAAACCTCGCACAGCAAGCCGCACGCAAGGTTAGTCCCGCGCCGATAGCCCAGACGACAGCGTTCGTCATCGGTGGGTTCCTCGCGGCCGCAATCGGACAAGCCGCGACGCTGATAGTACAGAGGCAGGGAGTGTCCTCGCTCACCGCTCAACTGCCGGAAATCGCCTTCCTCGCCGCGAGTGGTGCGCTGTTCGCTGGTCTGCTTCGCTCGGTACTATTGGTGCGCGACGACCCGCTCGTCATGCTGTCGGCGGCGTTTCTGCTGTGGTTGTTCGCGGACCTCGCCGTGGAGGTAACCCTTTCCGGGGTCGCCATCGCTATCGCCATCACGGCGCTGTTCGGCTACATCTCGTGGGCGCTCGACGCCGCGTCGATTCCGGGGATGCTCACTGGAGTCTTACTCGCGCTGTTGACCATCGTTCTCGGCGGCTACGGGTGGTTCGCCGTCCTCATCGCCTTCTTCGGCATCGGCGCACTCTCGACGAAGTTCCGCTACGACGACAAGAAGACTCGTGGCGTCGCCGAGGACAACGACGGCGCGCGCGGGAGCGGCAACGTCCTCGGCAACGCCGCCGTTGCACTCGTCGCGGTGCTGGCCTACGCCTCCAGCGACAAACTCCCGGTCGATGGCACCATCTTCCTCTTCGCGTTCACCGGGAGCATCGCAACCGCGATGTCCGACACGCTGTCGAGCGAAATCGGCGGCGTCTTCGACGACCCGCGACTCATCACGACGTTCGAACGCGTGGACCCCGGCACGGACGGCGGCATCACGTGGCAAGGCGAAGTCGCGGGCGTTCTCGGCGCTGTCATCGTCGCCGCAATCGCGGTCTTCCTGTTCGACGGCGTCGGCCTCCTCGGCGGTATCGTCATCGCTCTAGCGGGGACTGGAGGCATGACGATGGATAGTCTGCTCGGCGCGACAGTCGAAGGTGACAAGGTCGGCAACCAGAGCGTCAACTTCCTTGCTACCCTGACCGGCGCGATTCTGGGCGTCGTCCTCGCGGTGGTCGCGCTGGCGTGA
- a CDS encoding GNAT family N-acetyltransferase — protein sequence MIRPARSSDRSELRDIQQSLREPNPPLLEYAIEGPPLLLVSTADGEPVGYALVFYDDETGYVAELAVLPSHRREGRASRLLAAIFERLRDEGCKRVSLSVHPDDEAAQQFYGSLGFETTGREPDYYEDGSEAVVMEHDL from the coding sequence GTGATTCGACCCGCCCGCTCCAGCGACCGCTCGGAGTTACGAGACATTCAGCAGTCGCTCAGAGAGCCGAATCCGCCCCTACTCGAATACGCTATCGAGGGGCCACCGCTGTTGCTCGTCTCGACCGCCGACGGGGAACCGGTCGGCTACGCGCTGGTGTTCTACGACGACGAGACTGGCTACGTCGCTGAACTGGCAGTCCTTCCGAGTCACCGACGCGAGGGCCGAGCCTCGCGTCTGCTGGCCGCAATTTTCGAACGACTGCGAGACGAGGGCTGTAAACGCGTCTCGCTCTCGGTACACCCCGACGATGAGGCCGCCCAACAGTTCTACGGATCTCTGGGGTTCGAAACGACTGGCCGGGAACCGGACTACTACGAGGACGGTAGCGAAGCAGTGGTTATGGAACACGACCTGTAG
- a CDS encoding glycosyltransferase family 1 protein, protein MRVLIVPELYRPDDATANGTLNDATVWVDSWLDIDPNLHVYWLLAPPETANYDPEYVHADRERVTLVEAEPYMHGHDHQHAFTESGYSEAQLEALREAIYDELGYVDVVVDQLRRGRADLYKWLLALDGHRADKIDPIDIIANVHDLQLPFKYSGTGWRNDFQRETEITEAVLSDGMWFKAAVDADGMREYGEQLLDDSVLELALDEAIQTGSPIDFSRFEETYNDEPQWLHVAGSVWDKKQTGVVMEIAELLHEKFGIRTVMTSMSQIPTEYADLSWVEAYPKASREEFEAALQKGDLCISATEYETLARTWFEQAGSGQVLIARDQPWIYDCIPSDYELTGDIDELADLAVWVVEHWSEAVAESQRMLEYAKDIRDPVRSGQRTYDDMARRVTEKVESYGPDQNDEIVGETLGEFDGTVGLDELNERSAKFTETGEKLLDGECALSEVVYALRRRGYRDTGTGKTPVFEQDER, encoded by the coding sequence ATGCGCGTACTCATCGTTCCCGAACTCTACCGGCCCGACGACGCGACGGCGAACGGCACGCTCAACGACGCCACCGTCTGGGTGGACTCGTGGCTGGACATCGACCCGAACCTGCACGTCTACTGGTTGCTCGCGCCACCCGAGACGGCGAACTACGACCCCGAGTACGTCCACGCCGACCGCGAGCGCGTGACCCTCGTGGAAGCGGAACCGTACATGCACGGTCACGACCACCAGCACGCGTTCACCGAGTCGGGCTACAGCGAGGCACAACTCGAAGCGTTGCGCGAGGCAATCTACGACGAACTGGGCTACGTAGACGTGGTCGTGGACCAACTGCGGCGCGGCCGGGCAGACCTCTACAAGTGGCTGCTCGCACTCGACGGCCACCGCGCGGACAAGATAGACCCCATCGACATCATCGCCAACGTCCACGATCTACAGCTTCCGTTCAAGTACTCCGGCACGGGCTGGCGCAACGACTTCCAGCGCGAGACCGAGATAACCGAGGCAGTGCTTTCGGACGGCATGTGGTTCAAAGCGGCCGTTGACGCCGACGGCATGCGCGAGTACGGCGAACAACTACTGGACGACTCGGTGTTGGAACTCGCGCTGGACGAAGCGATTCAAACTGGCAGTCCCATCGACTTCTCCCGGTTCGAGGAGACCTACAACGACGAACCCCAATGGCTCCACGTCGCGGGGTCGGTCTGGGACAAGAAGCAGACCGGCGTCGTGATGGAAATCGCGGAGCTACTTCACGAGAAGTTCGGCATCCGGACTGTGATGACGAGTATGAGCCAGATTCCGACGGAGTACGCCGACCTGTCGTGGGTCGAGGCATACCCGAAGGCCTCCCGCGAGGAGTTCGAGGCCGCACTCCAGAAAGGCGACCTCTGCATCTCCGCGACGGAGTACGAGACGCTCGCCCGGACGTGGTTCGAGCAGGCCGGGAGCGGGCAGGTGCTGATTGCGCGCGACCAGCCGTGGATTTACGACTGCATTCCGAGCGACTACGAACTCACTGGCGACATCGACGAACTGGCCGACCTCGCGGTCTGGGTGGTCGAACACTGGTCGGAGGCCGTCGCCGAGAGCCAGCGAATGTTGGAGTACGCGAAGGACATCCGCGACCCGGTTCGGTCGGGTCAGCGAACCTACGACGACATGGCGCGGCGCGTCACCGAAAAGGTCGAATCCTACGGGCCAGACCAGAACGACGAGATAGTGGGCGAAACGTTGGGCGAGTTCGACGGCACGGTTGGGTTGGACGAACTGAACGAACGGTCGGCGAAGTTCACGGAAACGGGTGAGAAACTGCTGGATGGCGAGTGTGCGCTGAGCGAAGTCGTCTACGCGCTCCGGCGACGCGGGTACCGAGATACTGGAACTGGGAAGACACCCGTGTTCGAACAGGACGAGAGATAA